A region from the Felis catus isolate Fca126 chromosome F1, F.catus_Fca126_mat1.0, whole genome shotgun sequence genome encodes:
- the LOC101094078 gene encoding LOW QUALITY PROTEIN: olfactory receptor 10J4-like (The sequence of the model RefSeq protein was modified relative to this genomic sequence to represent the inferred CDS: inserted 1 base in 1 codon), giving the protein MDTLFTQGLGLACSLVQLAHHPCPLPRTTPLSVPTPNSTAVVEFLFEXELGWPHRLVFAVFLSLHLLTLSSNIIIIVTVVRLNHHLHTPMYFFLSMLSLSETCYTVAIIPFLSSLLSPQRAISIPDCATQLFFYLTFGINNCFLLTATGYDCYVTTCNPLWYSVIMSKEACVQLASGSLGTGLGVATVQVTSVFGLPFCDAHVIFHFFCDVRPLLKLACVDTPVNEIINFVVSVCVLILPTGLVFFSCVLIVSASLKIPPARGRKKAFATCTSRLRVVIVHYGCASVAYLKPKSRSSLGQDRLISVTYTVLTPLLSPVVYSLRNKEVKDALRRGVGQKPLSS; this is encoded by the exons ATGGACACACTTTTTACCCAAGGCCTTGGGTTAGCCTGTTCTCTTGTACAGTTGGCTCATCACCCCTGTCCTTTGCCCAGAACCACACCTCTCTCAGTGCCAACACCAAACTCTACTGCCGTGGTCGAGTTCCTCTTTG AGGAACTCGGGTGGCCGCACAGGCTGGTCTTTGCCGTCTTTCTGAGTTTGCACCTGCTGACTCTGTCCAGCAATATCATCATCATCGTGACTGTTGTTCGTCTGAACCATCACCTCCatacccccatgtacttcttcctgagCATGCTGTCCCTCTCTGAGACCTGCTACACTGTGGCCATCAT CCCATTTCTGTCCAGTCTCCTCAGTCCCCAACGAGCCATCTCCATCCCAGACTGTGCCACTCAGCTCTTCTTCTATCTCACCTTCGGCATCAACAACTGCTTCCTGCTCACGGCCACGGGGTATGACTGCTACGTGACCACCTGCAACCCCCTGTGGTATTCAGTCATCATGAGTAAAGAGGCCTGTGTCCAGTTAGCAAGTGGCTCCCTGGGAACTGGCCTGGGCGTGGCCACTGTCCAGGTAACATCTGTGTTTGGCCTGCCCTTCTGTGATGCCCATGTCATATTTCACTTCTTCTGTGACGTCAGGCCCCTGCTGAAGCTGGCCTGCGTGGACACCCCTGTCAACGAGATCATCAACTTTGTCGTCAGCGTCTGTGTCCTGATTCTGCCCACGGGCCTGGTCTTCTTCTCCTGTGTCCTCATCGTCTCCGCCAGCCTCAAGATCCCCCCCGCCCGGGGCCGGAAGAAGGCCTTTGCCACCTGCACCTCCCGCCTCAGAGTGGTCATCGTCCACTATGGCTGTGCCTCTGTCGCCTACCTCAAGCCCAAGTCCCGGAGTTCCCTGGGGCAGGACAGACTCATCTCTGTGACCTACACCGTCCTCACTCCCCTGCTGAGCCCTGTCGTGTACAGCCTGAGGAACAAGGAAGTCAAGGATGCCCTGCGCAGAGGCGTGGGGCAGAAGCCCCTTTCCTCTTAA
- the FCER1A gene encoding high affinity immunoglobulin epsilon receptor subunit alpha, translated as MPVFLGGPALLWTALLLLLYPDGMSAGTREPTVSLNPPWTTILKEDSVTLTCKENNSLELNSTVWFHNKTKLGVTTLTLDIVKAQIRDSGEYTCQNKGSMLSKPVSLKVFREWLLLQASTEVVLEGESFLIRCHSWRNLNVKKVTYYRNGKFLQFWYDNYNITINNATETDSGTYYCTGWISKQNHISNFLNIVVRKDSPPEHQSKYYWLQFVIPSLVVLLFAADTGLFISTQQQLTLLLKIKTTRRSRNLMDPRPKPDPKKN; from the exons ATGCCGGTTTTCCTGGGAGGCCCTGCTCTGCTGTGGACAGCACTGCTGCTCCTCCTCT ATCCAGATGGCATGTCAGCAG GCACCCGGGAACCTACAGTGTCCTTGAATCCACCGTGGACTACCATATTGAAAGAAGACAGTGTGACTCTTACATGTAAAGAGAACAATTCTCTTGAACTCAACTCTACTGTGTGGTTCCACAACAAGACCAAGTTGGGAGTGACAACTTTAACTTTGGACATCGTGAAAGCCCAAATCCGCGATAGTGGGGAATACACGTGTCAGAACAAAGGATCCATGCTGAGTAAACCTGTGTCCTTAAAAGTCTTCCGTG AGTGGCTGCTCCTTCAGGCCTCTACTGAGGTGGTGCTGGAGGGTGAGTCCTTCCTCATCAGGTGCCACAGTTGGAGGAATTTGAATGTCAAAAAAGTGACCTACTACAGGAATGGCAAGTTCCTCCAGTTCTGGTACGACAACTACAACATCACCATTAACAATGCCACAGAAACAGACAGCGGCACCTACTACTGCACGGGCTGGATTTCAAAGCAAAATCACATCTCTAACTTCCTCAACATCGTTGTGAGAAAAG ATTCCCCTCCGGAGCACCAAAGCAAATACTACTGGCTACAATTTGTGATCCCATCGTTGGTGGTGCTTCTGTTTGCTGCGGACACGGGGCTGTTTATCTCGACCCAGCAGCAGCTGACCCTGCTCTTGAAGATTAAGACGACCAGGAGGAGCAGGAACCTTATGGACCCACGTCCCAAGCCAGACCCCAAAAAGAACTGA